The Populus alba chromosome 6, ASM523922v2, whole genome shotgun sequence genomic interval GGGATGCACTGTTTCTTATCGTCTACGTGATCCTGTCAAAACATTAGATTCAACGTCTGTGCATACTGCAGGTAGGCTGAAAGCCTTAGATGATAGTTGGATTCAAGTTATATTTGAGGCACCTCAACTGAAGGTTGGATCACTGGAGTTCCAGTACGGTGGAGAAAGCGAGGTTAAGTTGAAGATCACTTATATTGATGAGAAGATCAGGTTGGGAAAGGGCTCAAGAGGTtctctgtttgtttttcaaagacGCAAATAGACTATACGAAATGTTCATATCTGCAGATTCTGTTTTTCCTATATTCCTACGTTGTGTTGAGGACAATAAATCTTTTGTACCAGCTTACTTTGCTGCTTGTGAAAACTgggatgagatttttttttatcatgtaccAACAAAGAATCGTTTATAGCAGCAGCCTAAGGGCTGTGAGTTAACATCATTATTGAGATAAGTAATCAATGAGAAAGAGAGGTTTTTGAGCTCTTTGATGGAGTACTTGGAGAGAGAGCTTGAGAATGACTTCTTCTGTGTCATCACTCATTAGGTTTTGTGGAGATTTAGAGAGAGGTTATGCTGGTGAAGGAGGAGTTTTGATACTTTTCTATAGCCAATTTTGTTATACGAACTACACTGACCAATTAGTCTTAACAGTCATTGCTTtcagtttaatttgttaatctGATGGCTGCATCTGGAATCGAAGAGCTTTTAGTTGTGTGGAAAGTACGAAGAAATCATTGCTGATAAAACAGGAATCCAacatttttatttggaaaaatgATCATGAAATCAAAGAATATACAATTGACattgaaatacaaaatttttatgtttatgatcTTACCCCATCATCAGTTCAAACTCGTTAAAATCAACCATTCCGTCGAAATTCAAGTCCGCAGCCTTCAACATCTTCTGGATCTGCTCCATGTCCCACCCTTTGTCCAGTCCCAAGCATTGCAGCACTCTCTTCAACTCCACTGCTTCGATATATCCATTACCATTCTCGTCGAAAATCTTGAAGGCTTCTTGCAACAATTGATGGCGATCTGAGCCATCTTCCAATCCATTCAGCACCTCCTCAACATGCACTTCTTCATCGTCTGCACCACCTGGTAGGTCAAAAATAGCCTggtcttcttctcctcctccttcaacATATATCAAACCAAGCTTTTCCACCACCCGTCGCGCTTTCTCCTTCTTTATTTTCCCGTTGTTTTCCATTCCAAACACAGCGGTCAATGCCCGGATCATCAACTCATCGGCTTGACGCGCTTTTTCTTGCTTGCAAGTTGGAGTTGTTTGAAGACAAGTTGATGAGCTTGGTCCTGAAACTCCTAGTGCTTGCACTAATCTGCTGCATACTCCAGTTATGCCAATCATATTGGAATACAAGATTACTAACAGACTCTAAATTCACAGGATTCCCGAGAAAATACAGCGGTCAAGGGACTAATAACTCTACTGTTTTTGcagcaaaataaataatcataaacaACTTGATTTCCTTCACTGCTCTACTGTCCATTTCTTATATAGTGAGAATTCTTAGAGAAAACCCTTGGTGTTGATCAAATTCACTCCAATGCCATCATATATTCCCTCCCATTTTATGTTCAATATTTTCTATTTGATCTGATTAATATCATACATGAGAAAGCTGGCATGTTCTCTTACATTATTGCTGGTCGGTCATTCACCGTGCATGCTGTATTTATTAAATCTGGTTCAGTGTATCAACCTCTTACCTCAGCTGGTCTTCTGTGCAGTCACAGGTGAAAGGCAATTAATTTGACACTAAAAAAACAGAAGGTAGATCAAGAATTTTCTAAACTCTTAAACATTTGATTAGCAAAATAAATGACAGATCCGATCGAGCCATTCGTTTTCTCAAAATGAGGTGCAAGCCATTCCAAGATTCAACTATGTGTTGGATTTTTTCCCATGCCTCAGAACGTAAATGCAACAACTCGCAGTAGCATGCCTAAGTTGAAGTAGAGAAATGATACAGGTGGAAATGAAGCAGGTGGTTCTGatcaatcaatatatattagatttacCATAACTAGGTACCTAAGAAGAGGTGTGGGTCACCAAGGGTGACTGACCTGACAAAAAAACTTAAGACTTTCCATTCAACTGTTCaatcataaaaatttcaaaggtCTTATTCAATGGGGTTAGTTGTGGTCTGTAATGTATAATTTGAgctaattttattgtttttctttttatttttggattttctagtttttttagaatttttattgctttttttttaattttcagatttCTTAATTGGTTTAGGTCAggtttagatttatttaaaatttttaaatctctTATACATATAgactacatgaagaaaaaatatttttataataaaattttaaatgagatTTTTGTACTACATTGTATGTATTACTTGTAATTGGATTTTTTGCatattattctatttaataaaattatgtattattcatatttgttgtcttttttcctGTGTTGGTTatgcaaattcaagaaaaataaaatagatgtaATTCTTAAATGTAgcgaaaacataaaattaaattaaattattggttCCATTTTCTTCTCAGTTTTGAAGGCATAACTGGGCCAACATTATTTGATCACTCAACTTCAAAATCCCAGTAAGGTGACATGAAAACCAGCtaacaactcatcaaaattaagatttaagatttttaagcCATCAAGTACTAACGAATCTTCTACCTCACGATGCCAACTAGTACAAGCTAATGATATTCTTTCTAGTGCCAGCACCTTCCTCGAAGCCTGGAGGGTCATGGAAATCCACCCTTGAATATCTGAGAAAACTTTGAAATGCCCTGCAAATCTCACCAGTTGGGTGAGAAATGATTTTCCTACTCTCTCTGAGGGCACAAAAGATGGAAGAAACCGCGTTTTGTTGCTGTACTGTTAAGATTATTACTCTCTGATTACATATTTTAAGAATTCAATAATGTTTTCTTCTTGCATTTTCTGCTCAAATCACGTGCATTGCCATTAATACACTGTTTCTTGCTTTGTTTATTCTCTTCTCTTTGTCACtactgtatatttatttatttattatatggtTGGCCATGCTGCCATCATGCTTTGATCCACAGGAAAatgttaattatgttttttactttttttccttctttattattgtACGAGAGAATAGTTCCGTTGATAAAACAAGGACAAAAGCCATTAATTACAAAGCCAAGCCTGTGAATCACAAGACGGGTTCAGAAATGCAGGAGAAAATTAGTGGTAACGATGAAGTATTAGCCCTCAAAAGTTCCATAAAACAAGATCTCCAAGCTATAGGTCTACCACCATCGATCGAAGCAAGCATTTCAAGTGCCGAATGTGAGCATAGAACCAGTGACAAACATGATGTTATGATCATAATGCCAAGAATCACATGTAGTCTAACCAAACAGTTGAGTACAGAGAAGCTGCAATCGTTCTTCAAATTAGAATATCCTCCTAATTAATAGAATCAAATTCAAGGATGACACAGCCAACAACAATTTTGATGGAGGCAATTATGAAGGGTATGATAGTTCTGAACATTTAGTTGCAGGCCTGCTATAACTGGACCATGTAAAAATCCCTCATTTATAGATTAATGGGAATCGATGAATCCAAGAAGAGGTCTTATCacattaaataattgatttggtaaaaatatttataatttttttatttaattgttggattgcatttaaatttacaaaaaacaaaaattctacaTGGATCCCGCTATCTATAATAAAGATAGGAAAAGCCTTTAAATTAGGCTCGGAAGATTTTGTTTGAGCtagtttcattattttcttcttattttttaatttttagtttagttttggattttttttttttctatttttttctatttgactAAGGATCTTGATTTTCCAGCCTTGTGAAAATTAGTTACCGGCGTATTTAACAAGTCGTAAACTTCTTTAGAAAAGCAGATTATTACATAGAGACAATTCAAGGGTTCTTGTGTTTGAGACCCTTTTCACCAAaattccatctttttttattttatttatttattgttgggCTTGGCAGTGTCGAATCTCTATATAATAACATTTTATGTAGATAATGCCAGAAATTTTCAATAAAGTAACCTGGGAATTGACAATCTGGTTATCCCTTTTGCAGCTTTGAGGTTTAAGCAAGACAATTGAAAAGCTCCAGTGGTCAAAATCCAAGGTTAATCTAGAGTTATAAAGATTATAAATTGCCTTCCaagtgtggttttttttttttcttccctctttCAAAATGATTACCaaaaaactctataaaaaatctaattcactGAACGAATTAAATCCCACCAGTGAATCTCGTAAATCAAGTTATTTATGGCTGTATATGTGTGCAGAGGAGCACCTGCACGTATAACCTTATAAACAATGGCTGTAAATATTTACAAATATCCTTTTGGTACAGTCGTGATCAGTATAAATAATATCTGTAGTTCTGGAAATAATACATTTAAACAATGAGAAGACTCGTTCTCATCTTCAGTTAAAGAGAGCCCTTGATATGCTTAACTCTTCACCAGCTTCTGTTCCACTAAGAATTGAGAACTCATCCGGCAATGGAACATTTAGCTCTGAACAAACAAACTGAATGATTTTTCTCGTTGCGGTCCCAAATGAAATTTTGTTCAAGGTTATTGCAATGGCAAACCTGTTTTCAATATCACAAAAACCCGTGGATCCACCAAGACCTGAGTGCCCAAATCCACTAAAGGATCCATCACTTGAACTAAATCTCTTAAACCCTAATCCAAATTTCCCATTTGGCTGGACTAGATCACTGTATTCACCCGTAcccatgaactcgtcatgaatTCTGGGGTTATTAAAGATCCAGATGACATTATTTTTGCGAGAATCATTGCCGGATGCAGAGCTATTATCAGGTAAACTAGTATTGCTGACGCTGCTGTTGCCACTAGTGATATCAACAGCAATCCTGGTATAACCATCACTATTACTTTCTCCACCACTACCATTGTCCTTGGAATCTTTACTTTGCTTCGTCTTCTGCTCataaccattttcttttttctttgaagcaGAACCCACTGCCTTGCTCATTTTACCATTCTGCATTTTGGAGGTAATCTCTGAAGAAAATTTCGGAATGTGGGGGTGGCTACCAAGGGGTGGCGTGGACAATGAGGAATGAGGTGGTGGGACCAGGCCTCTGTCAACAAGAGCTGCATAATAGCGTGCAAGGGCACGGGCTGAGCAATGTCCGTTAGCGGCTGGTATAATAGCGCGACGAATGTTCAGCGTGTTAGACAAAGCAGGCAGTGTAGTTGCTAGTTGAGAAATGTTCTCTGGCTGGAAGGTGGAGGGAAGTGCAGAGAGACTACCGATTTTTGATAGCTTGCTAAAATCATCTTCATCTATTGTCAGCGATGCAAGTCGAGATTCCACACCTGAAGGAGACGCATAACAAGCATTACTTCCAATCATGAAAGGAACTTTGAATTTACAATTTGTAGGAGCATTATAACTCTATCCATGGAAGGAGTAACAAGTAGAGAGTATGTCAACTTGAAAAAGGACAATTGTGCGTGCAAATCTTTGTAGAATTTATGCTAGCAAAGCAAGAACATTGAATAAACAGATTTTAACAGATACCTGGTGGAATTCCAACATATAGCTCGCCTTCAATGTTGAGAGGCTGAACAAATGCTTCTTCAAGGATCTCCTGAAATTTCTTCCCAGAAGCATGCTGTTTCATTTAAGCACATCATTAAAATGGAGAACAAATCAAAAATCCCTCCAAAAACAGATGCAGATGTCAGCTTCGTTATTCTTTCATATTCAAACACTTGAGCATGGGACTGTACCTCAATTATTCCACCGCAAAGCCAGCCAAAAGACAGAAAATGATACAACTGCGCCTGGCCAGGTTCTGTCTCAGGTGCTGACATTGCAATCCGTTTCAGACATTCATCCCAGTCAGTCAGTAGCAAAGGATTTTCTTTTCTGAGGTTGTCCAAAGCGTTTTGCAATCCAGCTGTATGATTAAGCACATGGTGGAcctaaatgagaaaaaaacaaataagcgaACATATATAGAGCTCCAGTGGTAATCAGACAAGTTTAGCAGGTCTTGCAACATAAACTTTCACACCTTGATGAGATTCTTTCCATTTGTTCCAAATTCTGGCCAAATATTAGCAATACTTTCATCGAGGTTGAGTTTTCTGCAAGACAGCATGTGACATTTGTAACAAACCACAAATATGGAAGTAATCCTCGGATTCTAGAACTTTCAAGATCACTCCAGCAATGAAATTTCCTTATAAGTGGGAAAACTTAAAgatcaaacctgaccatctaaTCAAGCATATCTGACCCACCTGTATCTCCCTGGTACActatttttctcacattttaCATTAAGTTTACCTTAAATTACTTCATATTCTGCAGAATTACTCCTAAAAATGATATCCTATCTAAGAACTGGCAAGGACCACAAACGCAAAAACTTTTGACCCAAAACAAATGCATGGCAATAGATTATCATATACGGAATGAAAAATCAATTGCAAATAGTTCTATGTGCTaactagaaaagaaaatcatctAGTCATATAACCAAAATTTCGAAATAGATTGTGCAGGAAAACCAGTGCttgtatcattatttttttaggaaggATCATGCACCCAGTATTCCAGGTGAAAGTTTCCTGCAACatgaaaattaatcaaaaaataaactaaatattttgCGTAACAGTTCAGtaaattttaacacaaaaaaggCTTTGCTTTCATTCAATTACCACTACATACCCTTTGTCAACAAGCCAATGTAACATTCCTGCTGTGATGCCCTTTGTTACAGAGAATACGGAGAACAGGCTATCAGGCTGTACAGGGCGAGGATCATATCTACCGAGTACTCCAGCAGCAGTATCAATAATAACCTCTCCGTCTTTATAGGCACATACCTTGAGAAATCAAATTGATAAAgtaaccaaaataaaaggaaataagaTAGTTATCTTTTCCATATCAAAAGCATAAAAGCAGTATAAATTAACTAAAGGATTAATTTTAGTGTTGTTAACAAGTTATTCTTAAGTTTTACATTCATGCTACTTTGTCAGAAATTGTTGAACCAAGCAGACCTGGATTCCAAGTATTTTGTCTTCGTTCCCTAGCTCAACTAAAATCTGCCTCAGCTTTGCCTCCACATCAGAATGAACTGGTGTATCATAGATCCACTGTGCATTTGCCGATGGTCCCTTAGCAATCTTTCTGGAAATTGAATTTACAGTTCAAAGTTCAAACAGAGATGAACTAGAAACAAAGAGTTAAAAAATCGGCACCTTTGTTCTGGATAGACTCACTCTTGCAAAACAGATTCGGCAAACGGTCTCATGATATCTTGATATACTATGCGAGCATTCAACGTGGAAGAAAGCCCTAAACCCACATCAAAGGATAAGTAAAGAAATGCACGAGATTTTACACTAAAAGTTACCAGTGTACAAATTTTGTTACTGACCTCTCAGAAGATTAACAACCCGTGAAAACATTACCATATCACCAGGAAATGCATCAATCTGAACCAACACTTGTTACTCAATTTTGATGAAATTTCCAATAAGAAGATCAAGAAACGTATTGAtagaattaaaatgatattataggaCATACTGGATTAAAGCGTTTAACTTCCTTTTGGCTGAGATTCATCTTTTCCTGTAGCACCTTCATGTTTCTTGTTCTTTGCTCATTCAAAGTTTTAGCATATTCCTTTAGAGAAGCACCATTAAAGATTGGACTTGCTTATATCCAAAAAGAACTCTAGAATTAGGCAGTGCATACTTACAGCAGCTTCATTTGCTGGTGTTGAGGCACGGAAGAATATGCTGGTCACATCCATAGCCTGCTCTGGAAGGTCCAGGCGCAGCTTAAGTCCCATTTCAGCAAAGGAAGACAAAAGAGCAACATGGTCCCCCTGGATGAGAAAGCATATCTTACTTAATAatgcaaaattaaacaaaaattgtaGAAAATAGAAACACATAGGAGTAATGACAAAACCAACAGTATTGTACATAGTTGAATTGGCATATTTTATGCAAAATGGTGGTGAAAGATTATGAAAATAATGGATGATTCTCAGCTATACTTGACTGgtaatttgatttgaatgacCAATGTGCACTTTTGAGCAAGTCTCAGCAAAATATGGAATACCAGCAACAGATTCAGCATACAGAGTAATGGCAGAGACAGAGAGACAGAGTAAACAACATGCTATAGGGGGGTACAGAAAACTGTCCCATGCAAGAAAAATCATGTCATTGGTTAACACATTCAATCATCAGATCTGTTACACTGATTCTCTATGATTCCAATGAATTATTGGCAGTACCCTGACAGGAAAATTTTCACAAACCTCAGCAGTAGCAAGAAACATTTTAGCTAGTGATTGTTTCATAGAGCttgatattttctttgtaaaCCCAAAGTCAAGCAAAATTGGACGATGTGGAGGTTCTTTGCTGACCAGAAAATTACCTGCAACACAACCAACACAAAAGCATTCAGAGTAAAATGATTCCGATGTAGGGCACAATAAGGAAGAATATAATAGAAGAAAGGGGAGAAACGTGAAGTAAAGAAATGGGAGAAAGAACATATGTTTCAATATTCAATTTCAGACCCATTATCAAGTTTCATTCATCGAAATAGCTCAATGAAAGAATATCAGTAGGTGTAAAATACACGTCAACAAGGAAAAATCTGGGCACAcgttctctttttctttccttttctgagACAAACAGCCAGagattctttttcctttcttcctgTTATACTACTAGTAAGCAAACACTAGACCAGTGGTTGAGCGAGCAAGAGAGAGAGTGTACCAGTATGAGGGTCACCATTAAAAAATCCATCAACATATATTTGATGGGCATAGGCCCGTGTGATTTCTTCAACAATCTTTTGTTTGTTAGCACCACAAGCTTCCAGGGATTCAAGGTCATTCAAACGAATTCCGTCCATATACTCCAAAATTAGAACCTTTTCAGTCGACTGTCAATGAGAGGAACATAACATGCAGTAAGATGAGTGAAATGATTGTGCAAAATTATCAATGTAGGCAGAGCAAAAGAGGTACCCAGCAGATAAAAAGTTTGGAGTTTTCTCTTTTTAAGACCCACTCATCAAAATGCTATTTAGAAAGTAGAAACTATCCATATTTATGTCAAAATAAGAGAAGAAACTAGCACAACTAGGCTTCACAATTATAGCCTACTGCATGATTCATTTTCCTCCCCGCCACTCTGCCCAGGTTTCACATTTGCATTGATATTCATTTTTCTCCTATGTATTCCTTTTCTAAGAATGGTGGTTAAAATGGAGATTTGTCACAACTCATAAATGTCAACAAAGATGCCTGCAATAAGGCCTTCAATAGTTTCTTTGGACAGTGAGAAATGTTAATAAATTCCTAGGACAAGAAATGTTTTCAGGATTTCAT includes:
- the LOC118027519 gene encoding uncharacterized protein isoform X2, which encodes MAMEALVLALLCCRENTRTVSKNLGCTNKYDSDKSINQVDVLIPEVIQSTEKVLILEYMDGIRLNDLESLEACGANKQKIVEEITRAYAHQIYVDGFFNGDPHTGNFLVSKEPPHRPILLDFGFTKKISSSMKQSLAKMFLATAEGDHVALLSSFAEMGLKLRLDLPEQAMDVTSIFFRASTPANEAAEYAKTLNEQRTRNMKVLQEKMNLSQKEVKRFNPIDAFPGDMVMFSRVVNLLRGLSSTLNARIVYQDIMRPFAESVLQEKIAKGPSANAQWIYDTPVHSDVEAKLRQILVELGNEDKILGIQVCAYKDGEVIIDTAAGVLGRYDPRPVQPDSLFSVFSVTKGITAGMLHWLVDKGKLNLDESIANIWPEFGTNGKNLIKVHHVLNHTAGLQNALDNLRKENPLLLTDWDECLKRIAMSAPETEPGQAQLYHFLSFGWLCGGIIEHASGKKFQEILEEAFVQPLNIEGELYVGIPPGVESRLASLTIDEDDFSKLSKIGSLSALPSTFQPENISQLATTLPALSNTLNIRRAIIPAANGHCSARALARYYAALVDRGLVPPPHSSLSTPPLGSHPHIPKFSSEITSKMQNGKMSKAVGSASKKKENGYEQKTKQSKDSKDNGSGGESNSDGYTRIAVDITSGNSSVSNTSLPDNSSASGNDSRKNNVIWIFNNPRIHDEFMGTGEYSDLVQPNGKFGLGFKRFSSSDGSFSGFGHSGLGGSTGFCDIENRFAIAITLNKISFGTATRKIIQFVCSELNVPLPDEFSILSGTEAGEELSISRALFN
- the LOC118027519 gene encoding uncharacterized protein isoform X1 translates to MGWGNIYRRRVKVFSLAVLIYLDYKASQKREEFMKNNERSEEIWKRAHERNAKRVRNMMIQLGGLWVKLGQYLSTRADVLPSAYISLLKQLQDSLPPRPLQEVRRTIERELGKSMKEIFLDFDENSLATASIAQVHRATLIDGREVVVKVQHEDIKAIILEDLKDAKSIVDWIAWAEPQYNFNPMIDEWCKEAPKELDFNHEAENTRTVSKNLGCTNKYDSDKSINQVDVLIPEVIQSTEKVLILEYMDGIRLNDLESLEACGANKQKIVEEITRAYAHQIYVDGFFNGDPHTGNFLVSKEPPHRPILLDFGFTKKISSSMKQSLAKMFLATAEGDHVALLSSFAEMGLKLRLDLPEQAMDVTSIFFRASTPANEAAEYAKTLNEQRTRNMKVLQEKMNLSQKEVKRFNPIDAFPGDMVMFSRVVNLLRGLSSTLNARIVYQDIMRPFAESVLQEKIAKGPSANAQWIYDTPVHSDVEAKLRQILVELGNEDKILGIQVCAYKDGEVIIDTAAGVLGRYDPRPVQPDSLFSVFSVTKGITAGMLHWLVDKGKLNLDESIANIWPEFGTNGKNLIKVHHVLNHTAGLQNALDNLRKENPLLLTDWDECLKRIAMSAPETEPGQAQLYHFLSFGWLCGGIIEHASGKKFQEILEEAFVQPLNIEGELYVGIPPGVESRLASLTIDEDDFSKLSKIGSLSALPSTFQPENISQLATTLPALSNTLNIRRAIIPAANGHCSARALARYYAALVDRGLVPPPHSSLSTPPLGSHPHIPKFSSEITSKMQNGKMSKAVGSASKKKENGYEQKTKQSKDSKDNGSGGESNSDGYTRIAVDITSGNSSVSNTSLPDNSSASGNDSRKNNVIWIFNNPRIHDEFMGTGEYSDLVQPNGKFGLGFKRFSSSDGSFSGFGHSGLGGSTGFCDIENRFAIAITLNKISFGTATRKIIQFVCSELNVPLPDEFSILSGTEAGEELSISRALFN
- the LOC118027522 gene encoding calmodulin-like protein 2, with protein sequence MIGITGVCSRLVQALGVSGPSSSTCLQTTPTCKQEKARQADELMIRALTAVFGMENNGKIKKEKARRVVEKLGLIYVEGGGEEDQAIFDLPGGADDEEVHVEEVLNGLEDGSDRHQLLQEAFKIFDENGNGYIEAVELKRVLQCLGLDKGWDMEQIQKMLKAADLNFDGMVDFNEFELMMG